A single genomic interval of Caldalkalibacillus uzonensis harbors:
- a CDS encoding N-acetyldiaminopimelate deacetylase codes for MDFTKFIQIRRDLHQIPEPGFQEFKTQRYVLDYLNQLPGEHLEIKTWRTGILVKIKGKQPRRIIGYRTDMDGLPIKEQTTYPFQSQHPGYMHACGHDLHMAIALGLVTHFAHQPIDDDVLVIFQPAEEGPGGARPMLESQAFQAWKPDLMIALHIAPEYPVGTIATKEGILFANTSELFIDFTGRGGHAAYPHLANDMVVAASHFVTQLQSVVSRNIDPLDSAVITIGKITGGDKQNIIAETARVEGTIRTLSMDSMAKVKGRIEALLKGIEAGFECTTALDYGANYCQVYNDPSLTRQFMSWARTLEQVRLIECKEAMTGEDFGYFLQEVPGFMFWLGVDSPFGLHHAQLEPKEEAIGVAIRLLIDYIVWKSGQKEVNMVK; via the coding sequence ATGGATTTCACTAAATTTATTCAGATACGGCGTGATCTGCATCAAATTCCGGAACCAGGCTTTCAAGAGTTTAAAACCCAGCGATACGTGCTGGATTACTTGAACCAGTTGCCTGGTGAACATTTGGAAATCAAAACGTGGAGAACAGGTATTCTGGTCAAAATCAAGGGTAAACAGCCCCGCCGAATCATTGGCTATCGAACAGATATGGACGGTCTGCCGATTAAGGAACAGACCACATATCCGTTTCAGTCGCAACACCCGGGCTATATGCACGCTTGCGGTCATGATCTGCACATGGCCATTGCCCTCGGTTTGGTGACCCATTTTGCCCATCAACCCATTGATGATGATGTGTTGGTGATCTTCCAGCCCGCTGAAGAGGGACCGGGGGGAGCCCGGCCCATGCTGGAGAGTCAGGCGTTTCAGGCCTGGAAACCGGACCTGATGATCGCCTTGCATATCGCCCCTGAATATCCGGTGGGCACCATTGCCACCAAAGAAGGGATCCTGTTTGCCAATACGTCAGAATTGTTTATTGATTTTACCGGACGGGGAGGCCATGCTGCTTATCCCCATCTGGCCAATGATATGGTGGTGGCGGCCAGTCATTTTGTGACCCAGTTGCAGTCGGTCGTCTCCCGCAATATTGATCCCCTTGATTCAGCGGTTATTACCATTGGCAAAATTACAGGCGGAGACAAACAAAACATTATTGCTGAGACAGCACGGGTGGAAGGAACGATTCGCACCCTTTCCATGGACTCAATGGCTAAGGTGAAAGGACGCATCGAAGCGCTGCTTAAAGGCATCGAAGCCGGGTTTGAATGTACAACGGCTCTCGATTACGGGGCCAACTATTGCCAGGTGTACAATGATCCTTCACTCACACGTCAATTTATGAGCTGGGCCCGCACCCTGGAACAAGTGCGTTTAATCGAATGTAAAGAGGCGATGACAGGTGAGGACTTCGGCTACTTTTTGCAAGAGGTCCCCGGGTTTATGTTTTGGCTGGGGGTTGACAGTCCCTTTGGTTTACACCATGCCCAGCTCGAACCCAAAGAAGAAGCGATTGGTGTGGCTATCAGGCTGCTGATAGATTATATCGTTTGGAAGAGTGGGCAAAAGGAAGTGAACATGGTAAAATAG
- the dapD gene encoding 2,3,4,5-tetrahydropyridine-2,6-dicarboxylate N-acetyltransferase: MKMMDANEIISYIQNSEKTTPVKVHIKGDLEGINFGEKTKAFITGNVGVLFGEWKEIQAAIQANEDKIEDFVVENDRRNSAIPLLDLKHIHARIEPGAIIRDQVEIGKNAVIMMGATINIGAVIGEGTMVDMNAVIGGRGTIGKNCHIGAGAVIAGVIEPPSAKPVVIEDDVVVGANAVILEGVRVGKGSVVAAGAVVTEDVPENVVVAGTPARIIKQIDEQTKAKTEIKQELRQLKEE; this comes from the coding sequence ATGAAAATGATGGATGCGAATGAAATTATTAGCTATATCCAAAACAGTGAAAAAACAACACCTGTTAAGGTACATATTAAGGGAGATCTGGAAGGCATTAATTTTGGGGAGAAAACAAAAGCGTTCATTACTGGCAATGTAGGTGTCTTATTTGGGGAGTGGAAAGAGATTCAAGCTGCCATCCAGGCCAATGAAGACAAAATTGAAGACTTTGTTGTTGAAAATGACCGCCGCAACTCGGCCATTCCGCTTTTGGATCTCAAGCATATTCACGCCCGTATTGAGCCTGGTGCCATTATCCGGGACCAGGTTGAAATCGGTAAAAATGCTGTGATCATGATGGGGGCCACGATTAACATTGGCGCCGTCATCGGAGAGGGCACAATGGTGGACATGAACGCGGTAATCGGAGGCCGCGGAACCATCGGAAAAAATTGTCACATTGGGGCTGGTGCCGTCATTGCAGGTGTGATTGAGCCTCCTTCGGCTAAGCCAGTCGTCATCGAAGATGATGTGGTCGTTGGAGCCAATGCCGTTATTCTTGAAGGGGTGCGTGTAGGCAAAGGTTCCGTGGTGGCAGCCGGAGCTGTTGTGACCGAGGATGTTCCTGAAAATGTTGTTGTGGCTGGCACACCGGCCCGTATCATTAAACAAATTGATGAGCAGACAAAAGCCAAAACTGAAATTAAACAGGAATTAAGACAACTGAAAGAAGAATAG